From Styela clava chromosome 6, kaStyClav1.hap1.2, whole genome shotgun sequence, one genomic window encodes:
- the LOC120330904 gene encoding target of EGR1 protein 1-like, with amino-acid sequence MLVAPKSCIVEVDARNFEIVWPNLQNDMRNATFMSLDTEMSGLGSNSHIFQSNADDRYKALRLAAETRSLISIGISCFKYIGNNEMNETDCTETSNMISYHANVYNILLLCDDSFTIDPSAVSFLVKHGFNFNLQFSKGLKYKKGDFNPKKSRSDDSHSSARKIFNEIIRVRKPIVFHNGFADLVFLYQCFYASCPKKLSVFLADVSEMFPSGIYDTKVIVHLLEKFNSSFLEYVCKSYQTLNHRRSAKSKPHILLTLGENNSSIEEFIGLVPSIESEAKDFKVCLNFAKYGWCKNNEKCNLSHNISDIIAQELIGKRKKSKKRKQSNESSDADDSTPCNGQSDTKTMKMNVEEQTLNLEDKTVDEKHTQGTVCHRAGLDSLLTGYSFAVFTAIHSTNEQKHNESESLTPSTFSSILPHLCDSFKSSIKNKVYLNGKNNTLWITKSHFSKTSQSHEDNILRIFLE; translated from the coding sequence ATGCTAGTGGCACCAAAGTCTTGTATTGTAGAAGTTGATGctcgaaattttgaaatagtttGGCCGAATTTACAGAATGACATGCGAAATGCCACATTTATGTCACTGGATACCGAGATGAGTGGACTGGGAAGTAATTCGCATATCTTTCAGAGTAATGCAGATGATCGGTACAAAGCTCTAAGACTTGCAGCAGAAACAAGATCCCTCATATCCATTGGTATTtcatgttttaaatatataggcaACAATGAGATGAATGAAACCGATTGTACGGAAACTTCAAACATGATTAGTTACCATGCAAatgtttataatatattattactcTGCGATGACAGTTTTACAATAGATCCTAGCGCTGTATCCTTTTTGGTGAAGCATGGGTTTAATTTCAACTTGCAATTTTCTAAGGGTCTGAAATATAAGAAAGGTGATTTTAATCCAAAGAAAAGTCGTTCTGATGATTCACATTCATCAGCAAGAAAAATCTTCAATGAGATTATTAGGGTACGGAAACCAATTGTTTTTCACAACGGTTTTGCTGATTTGGTGTTCCTTTATCAATGTTTCTATGCATCATGTCCCAAAAAACTTTCGGTATTTCTTGCGGATGTCAGCGAAATGTTCCCAAGCGGCATTTATGATACAAAAGTTATCGTTCATTTGCtcgaaaaatttaattcatcATTTCTGGAATATGTATGTAAAAGTTATCAGACTTTGAATCACAGACGATCTGCAAAAAGTAAGCCACATATTTTACTTACCCTGGGTGAAAATAATTCCTCTATTGAAGAATTTATTGGTTTAGTGCCATCAATAGAATCGGAAGCCAAGGATTTCAAAGTATGTTTGAATTTTGCCAAATATGGATGgtgcaaaaataatgaaaaatgcaATTTGAGTCACAATATTTCTGATATAATTGCCCAAGAATTAATTGGTAAACGCAAGAAATCTAAGAAGAGAAAACAATCTAATGAGAGTTCTGATGCGGATGACTCAACACCTTGTAATGGGCAAAGTGACACAAAAACCATGAAAATGAATGTTGAAGAGCAAACCTTAAACCTTGAAGATAAAACAGTTGATGAAAAGCATACCCAAGGAACAGTTTGTCATAGAGCGGGCTTGGATTCATTATTGACAGGATATTCTTTTGCAGTTTTTACTGCTATTCATAGTACCAATGAGCAAAAACATAATGAAAGCGAATCCTTGACGCCTAGCACATTTTCATCCATACTCCCACATTTATGTGACTCCTTCAAATCATCCATTAAAAATAAGGTATACTTGAATGGAAAAAATAACACTTTATGGATCACGAAAAgccatttttcaaaaacatcaCAGAGTCATGAAGATAATATTTTAAGAATCTTTCTTGAATGA
- the LOC120331092 gene encoding uncharacterized protein LOC120331092 yields MVRRTGRRVNVSLLSKENLLRRQQCCLLFAILFIVGGISMIIVAIVLGTFYLIGPGTTLIVWSVLCGCGSFRYYQLYVNASRAPQTSHAEAQRQTQLPQAYTNAGLNQYGDNSSSYFDPNAPVSPPYGYTSPGTNAAPPTYESVTGYTNWK; encoded by the exons ATGGTGCGAAGGACGGGGCGAAG AGTGAACGTATCACTACTAAGCAAGGAAAATTTGCTCCGGCGCCAGCAGTGTTGCCTGCTATTTGCCATTTTGTTCATTGTTGGTGGAATTTCTATGATAATTGTGGCCATCGTACTTGGAACATTTTATCTCATTGGACCTGGAACTACATTAATCGTATGGAGTGTTCTATGTGGATGTGGAAGTTTTAGGTACTATCAGTTGTACGTCAATGCTTCAAGGGCGCCACAAACAAGTCACGCGGAGGCTCAAAGACAAACGCAGCTTCCTCAAGCATACACAAATGCAGGGTTAAATCAATACGGAGACAATTCATCCTCTTATTTTGATCCAAACGCTCCGGTGTCACCGCCATATGGATACACCAGTCCTGGTACCAATGCAGCACCTCCAACGTACGAATCGGTCACAGGTTACacaaattggaaataa